One segment of Ignavibacteriales bacterium DNA contains the following:
- a CDS encoding DUF58 domain-containing protein translates to METSELIKKVRKIEIRTKGLVNQIFSGEYHSVFKGKGMSFSEVREYQFGDDIRSIDWNVSARFNHPYVKIYEEERELTVMLVVDVSGSGEFGTVHQMKKDIAAELCAVLAFSALQNNDKVGVIFFSDVIEKFIPPKKGRTHVLRIVRELLDFQPSHRGTKISEGLRYLTSAIKKRSIAFLISDFLDEGYDDALKIAARKHDLIGVRLFDPRESGMVPVGLMRVVDAETGESIWVDSSDRRVIQRYGKWWSDRQEERTKLFRRSGVDGIDIRIDQSYINPLMNFFRAREKRW, encoded by the coding sequence ATGGAAACATCAGAGTTAATAAAAAAAGTCCGAAAGATTGAAATCCGAACGAAAGGTTTGGTTAACCAAATCTTTTCAGGTGAATACCATAGCGTGTTCAAAGGGAAAGGTATGTCGTTCAGCGAGGTTCGGGAATATCAGTTCGGGGACGATATCCGCTCAATCGACTGGAACGTATCAGCTCGATTCAATCATCCTTATGTGAAGATATACGAAGAAGAGCGCGAGCTTACAGTGATGCTGGTTGTAGATGTAAGTGGTTCGGGTGAATTCGGTACGGTTCATCAAATGAAAAAAGATATTGCCGCCGAGCTTTGCGCTGTGCTCGCGTTTTCCGCGCTTCAGAACAACGATAAGGTGGGAGTTATTTTCTTCAGCGATGTAATTGAAAAATTCATTCCACCGAAAAAAGGAAGAACTCATGTGCTTCGCATCGTTCGTGAGCTTCTCGATTTTCAACCTTCTCATCGTGGCACAAAAATATCAGAAGGATTACGTTACTTGACAAGCGCGATTAAAAAAAGAAGCATTGCCTTTTTAATTTCCGATTTTCTCGATGAAGGATATGATGACGCGCTTAAAATTGCCGCGCGAAAGCATGATCTCATCGGTGTCAGGTTGTTCGATCCGCGGGAATCAGGTATGGTGCCTGTTGGACTGATGCGAGTTGTTGATGCTGAGACAGGAGAATCAATTTGGGTAGATTCATCGGACAGGCGCGTTATTCAGCGATACGGAAAATGGTGGAGTGATCGACAGGAAGAACGGACTAAACTATTCCGCCGCAGCGGAGTGGACGGTATCGATATACGTATCGATCAATCGTATATCAATCCGCTTATGAATTTCTTCAGAGCGAGGGAGAAAAGATGGTGA
- a CDS encoding MoxR family ATPase yields the protein MTDIKLLNEKIQKESAFVDLLQMEVGKVIIGQKYMVERLLIGLLSNGHVLLEGVPGLAKTLSIKTLAAAIQAKFQRIQFTPDLLPADVIGTMIFNQKNAEFTVRKGPIFANFILADEINRAPAKVQSALLEAMQERQITIGENTFKLDEPFLVLATQNPIEQEGTYPLPEAQVDRFMLKIKIDYPNRDEERLIMRQNIADTQPQVKSVVNPADILKARSVVQEVYMDEKIERYILDIVFATRKPKDYKLEKLTNLISYGASPRASINLALAAKSFAFIKRRGYVIPEDIRAVCHDVLRHRIAVTYEAEAENLTSENIVDEILNTIEVP from the coding sequence ATGACAGATATTAAATTACTCAACGAAAAAATCCAGAAGGAAAGCGCCTTTGTCGATCTTCTTCAGATGGAAGTCGGTAAAGTTATCATCGGACAAAAATATATGGTCGAGCGTTTGCTCATCGGATTGCTATCTAACGGTCATGTGTTGTTGGAGGGTGTGCCGGGACTTGCAAAAACATTGTCGATCAAGACGCTTGCTGCTGCTATTCAGGCGAAGTTCCAACGAATTCAATTTACGCCCGACCTTTTGCCGGCAGACGTAATCGGAACGATGATCTTCAATCAGAAGAATGCCGAGTTCACGGTTCGCAAAGGTCCTATCTTCGCAAACTTCATACTTGCCGATGAAATTAACCGCGCGCCTGCGAAAGTTCAGAGTGCTCTGCTCGAAGCAATGCAGGAACGGCAGATAACAATTGGCGAGAACACGTTTAAGCTCGATGAGCCGTTCCTTGTGCTCGCGACTCAAAACCCAATTGAACAGGAAGGAACATATCCTTTGCCCGAAGCGCAAGTGGATCGCTTTATGCTGAAAATAAAAATTGATTATCCCAATCGTGATGAAGAGCGGTTAATCATGCGGCAGAATATTGCAGATACACAACCGCAGGTAAAATCGGTTGTGAATCCCGCTGATATTCTAAAGGCACGCTCGGTTGTTCAGGAAGTTTATATGGATGAGAAGATCGAGCGGTACATACTTGATATAGTTTTCGCAACACGGAAACCTAAAGATTATAAATTGGAAAAACTGACCAATCTTATCAGCTATGGCGCGTCACCGCGAGCGAGCATCAACCTTGCTCTTGCGGCTAAGTCGTTCGCTTTTATAAAGCGGCGTGGATATGTTATACCCGAAGATATTCGCGCGGTTTGCCATGATGTTCTCCGCCATCGTATCGCTGTCACATACGAAGCCGAAGCGGAAAATCTGACATCGGAAAATATTGTAGATGAGATTTTAAATACCATCGAAGTTCCTTAG
- a CDS encoding arginine--tRNA ligase — MKKYLSLQLSPVLRALGVPESIVPTFEKPRIESHGDLTTNIAMIAAKHLKTNPNHVARQIIQFLDLDKTLVAEIEIAGPGFINFRFSNKYYHSQLADILKKGNQFGKSETGEKLKTQVEFVSANPTGPLTVGHGRGAVYGDTVARLLEWTGYDVTREYYFNNAGRQMRVLGDSVRLRYLELIGEKVDFPDDYYQGEYIKEIAQHLIGLHGKNLKDELAEGKFKQQAETEIFDDIKKTLSRIGVKHDVFFNENTLYETGQVKEVIEEFRKKDLAYDQDGAVWFKSTVFGGEKDKVIVKATGEPTYRLPDIAYHRDKLRRGFELTIDVLGADHVATYPDVLAGIKALGFDESKIKVLIHQFVTILQEGEVVKMSTRKANFITLDELIDEVGADVVRYFFLMRGIGSHLNFDLKLAKEQSEENPVYYLQYAHARIASIVRLAESKGVDLSKSCDLSLLTQTEEISLIKLLSQFPDMVESCAVTYEPHRLAEYLHDVAGSYHKFYHEHRVVGEDLKITASRIALCLATKTVLANGFAILGIHAPEKM; from the coding sequence GTGAAAAAATACCTCTCATTACAACTCTCACCTGTGCTGCGGGCACTCGGTGTTCCTGAATCTATTGTGCCGACATTTGAAAAACCGCGGATCGAATCTCACGGTGATCTGACTACAAATATCGCCATGATAGCGGCAAAGCATTTGAAGACAAATCCTAATCATGTTGCACGACAGATAATACAGTTTTTAGATCTAGATAAAACTCTTGTTGCTGAAATCGAGATTGCCGGTCCCGGATTTATTAACTTCAGGTTTTCGAATAAATATTATCATTCTCAATTAGCCGACATTCTGAAAAAAGGAAATCAGTTCGGGAAATCGGAAACAGGTGAAAAATTAAAAACTCAGGTTGAGTTTGTAAGCGCAAACCCGACCGGACCTCTTACAGTGGGACACGGACGCGGCGCGGTTTACGGCGATACTGTTGCGCGACTTCTTGAATGGACAGGTTACGATGTTACGCGCGAATATTATTTCAACAACGCAGGCAGGCAGATGCGTGTGCTTGGCGATTCTGTTCGGTTGCGCTATCTCGAATTGATTGGCGAGAAGGTCGATTTTCCCGATGACTACTATCAAGGCGAGTATATCAAGGAAATCGCGCAACATTTGATCGGTCTTCACGGAAAAAATTTAAAAGACGAGCTGGCTGAAGGTAAATTCAAACAACAAGCCGAGACCGAAATATTTGATGATATCAAGAAAACTCTGTCGCGTATCGGAGTTAAGCATGATGTTTTCTTCAATGAAAACACACTCTACGAAACCGGACAGGTAAAAGAAGTTATAGAGGAATTCAGAAAAAAAGATTTGGCTTACGATCAGGATGGAGCAGTCTGGTTCAAATCGACAGTCTTCGGTGGCGAGAAAGATAAAGTAATTGTGAAGGCAACAGGCGAGCCAACTTACAGGTTACCCGATATTGCCTATCACCGCGATAAGCTTAGAAGGGGATTTGAATTAACTATTGATGTTCTCGGCGCCGACCACGTTGCAACATATCCCGATGTTCTTGCCGGAATAAAAGCCCTCGGTTTTGATGAATCGAAAATAAAAGTTCTGATTCATCAGTTTGTTACAATCTTGCAGGAGGGTGAGGTTGTTAAGATGTCGACACGTAAGGCGAACTTCATCACTCTTGATGAGTTGATTGATGAAGTTGGCGCTGACGTGGTTAGATATTTCTTTTTGATGCGGGGGATTGGAAGTCATTTGAATTTCGATCTCAAGCTTGCAAAAGAACAATCGGAAGAAAACCCTGTTTACTATTTACAGTACGCGCATGCTCGTATCGCAAGCATAGTGCGGCTTGCCGAAAGCAAAGGTGTTGATTTGAGTAAGTCGTGCGATTTGTCGCTCTTAACTCAAACCGAAGAGATTTCTTTGATAAAGCTCTTGTCGCAATTTCCCGATATGGTTGAATCGTGTGCGGTAACTTATGAGCCGCACCGGCTCGCGGAATATTTGCACGATGTTGCCGGCAGTTACCATAAGTTTTACCACGAGCATCGAGTTGTGGGAGAAGATTTAAAGATCACCGCTTCACGCATCGCGCTTTGTCTTGCAACCAAGACAGTCCTTGCCAACGGATTTGCAATTCTCGGCATCCACGCGCCTGAGAAGATGTAA
- a CDS encoding phosphate/phosphite/phosphonate ABC transporter substrate-binding protein — protein sequence MNRRILTTFLLLIVIGIFMGCDKKSENQGPKFGTKPVSSKTAIYHFAVHPLYNPAKLVEAYEPLVDYLKKRVEGVQLELEASRDYAAFEKKYKELKPEFILPNPWQTLQAMKVGYHVIAMAGEPQDFKGIFVVRKDNSLKNPEDLKGKAVSYPSPTALAACIMPQYFLYQHGVNINSDIENRYVGSQESSIMNTYLGLTAAGATWPPPWRTFQKDHPQEAEKMKVIWETESLINNSVMVRDDIPAQIQEQIQALLLGLDKTAEGKLILAGMETKRFLPAANSDYDVVRRYIDNFELKIRHIGE from the coding sequence ATGAACCGAAGAATTTTAACAACCTTTCTGCTTCTTATTGTTATCGGCATTTTCATGGGATGTGATAAGAAATCTGAAAACCAGGGACCGAAATTCGGGACGAAGCCGGTCTCATCGAAAACCGCCATCTATCACTTTGCCGTTCACCCCCTGTATAATCCCGCTAAACTCGTTGAAGCATATGAACCGCTGGTTGATTATCTGAAAAAACGAGTCGAGGGTGTGCAGTTGGAATTAGAAGCGTCCAGAGATTATGCCGCGTTTGAAAAAAAATATAAGGAGCTCAAGCCGGAGTTCATACTTCCCAATCCATGGCAAACTCTTCAAGCAATGAAAGTCGGATACCATGTAATTGCAATGGCCGGAGAACCGCAAGATTTCAAGGGAATTTTTGTGGTACGCAAAGACAATAGCTTGAAGAATCCCGAGGACCTGAAAGGTAAGGCAGTCAGTTATCCATCGCCAACAGCGCTGGCGGCATGCATCATGCCTCAATATTTTCTCTATCAACACGGCGTTAACATTAATTCTGATATCGAAAACCGTTACGTTGGCTCACAAGAGTCATCCATCATGAACACCTACCTGGGATTAACAGCTGCAGGTGCAACATGGCCCCCCCCCTGGCGGACATTTCAAAAAGATCATCCGCAGGAAGCGGAAAAAATGAAAGTCATTTGGGAAACAGAATCACTCATCAATAATTCCGTAATGGTGCGCGATGACATCCCGGCTCAAATTCAAGAACAAATCCAAGCGCTCTTGCTCGGATTAGACAAAACGGCGGAAGGAAAATTAATTCTGGCGGGAATGGAAACAAAACGTTTCCTTCCAGCGGCAAATAGCGACTACGATGTAGTGCGCCGATACATCGACAACTTTGAACTCAAAATCAGGCATATAGGGGAGTAA
- a CDS encoding GIY-YIG nuclease family protein has translation MYFVYILASKRNGTLYIGVTNDLVRRIYEHKEKMVKGFTKKYNVSLLVYYEEHGNIHSAIQREKQMKKWNRAWKIDLIEKYNPKWLDLYNEGDIILLERE, from the coding sequence ATATATTTTGTTTACATATTAGCCAGTAAAAGAAACGGCACTCTGTATATTGGCGTAACAAATGATCTTGTGCGCAGAATATATGAGCATAAAGAAAAAATGGTGAAAGGTTTCACAAAAAAGTATAATGTTTCTTTGCTTGTTTATTATGAAGAGCATGGGAATATTCATAGCGCAATACAACGGGAGAAGCAAATGAAAAAATGGAACAGGGCATGGAAAATAGATCTAATCGAAAAGTACAATCCAAAATGGTTAGATCTCTATAACGAGGGAGATATTATATTATTGGAAAGAGAATAA
- a CDS encoding T9SS type A sorting domain-containing protein: protein MKILSVKSMMWIIFFTFLFSGTSFTQTHIEYWIEVTDNQGSSPLKMIFGNAVGATNGLNLAQLDSINSTIIEREAPPPNPDLSVVWRPPWRGANWGNGLLTYDFRPLNDFWQRDTFVLKFMNQQAPDADIIFTWPNSIYLRCRCDSMFLVDTSGRLPKIDMFKQQQFTVHAAGDSGISILHIIKKGANPIIDCEGEVVEDFHSVPHKYELYQNYPNPFNPTTSIKYQLPFSSQVKLKIYNVLGEKVALLTDEIQQAGFKSATWNATDAASGVYFYKLEAISVSDPSKIFTQVKKMLLVR, encoded by the coding sequence ATGAAAATTTTATCTGTAAAATCAATGATGTGGATTATATTTTTTACATTTCTTTTTAGTGGAACATCATTTACTCAAACACACATAGAATATTGGATAGAAGTTACCGATAACCAAGGGTCAAGTCCATTAAAAATGATATTCGGCAACGCTGTTGGTGCCACAAACGGACTTAATTTAGCTCAGTTGGATTCCATAAATTCAACCATAATCGAACGTGAAGCACCACCGCCTAATCCAGACCTCTCCGTTGTTTGGAGACCACCCTGGCGTGGAGCAAACTGGGGCAACGGATTATTAACTTACGACTTCAGACCATTAAATGATTTCTGGCAACGTGACACATTTGTATTGAAGTTTATGAATCAGCAGGCACCTGATGCCGATATTATTTTTACATGGCCCAACAGTATTTATTTACGATGCCGATGTGATAGTATGTTTCTTGTTGATACTTCAGGCCGCCTTCCTAAAATTGATATGTTCAAACAACAACAATTTACTGTCCATGCCGCAGGGGATTCTGGAATAAGCATACTCCATATCATCAAAAAAGGGGCTAATCCAATAATAGACTGTGAAGGTGAGGTAGTGGAAGATTTTCATAGCGTACCACATAAATATGAATTATATCAAAACTATCCCAACCCATTCAATCCAACAACATCAATTAAATATCAATTACCGTTTAGCAGTCAAGTCAAACTAAAAATCTATAATGTCCTTGGCGAGAAAGTAGCTTTGCTCACAGATGAAATTCAACAGGCAGGATTCAAGTCGGCAACTTGGAATGCGACCGATGCGGCAAGCGGGGTATATTTCTATAAGTTAGAAGCGATAAGCGTGAGCGATCCGAGTAAAATTTTTACACAAGTCAAGAAGATGTTGTTGGTAAGATAA
- a CDS encoding VWA domain-containing protein: MTFANPEYFFLLLFLPLMIHWYWKKQKQQIVELQVSTIKVFQSVPRSWRQRFRHTLFLLRILAVIFLIISLARPQSTSKGENVSTEGIDIVLVNDISGSMLAEDFRPNRIEAAKKTAIDFIDGRLTDRIGLVVFSGESFTQCPLTLDHAVLKNVLSEIKSGMIEDGTAIGMGLATAVSRLKDSKAKSKVIVLLTDGINNRGFIDPMTAAGIAQEFGIRVYTIGVGTIGMAPYPVQTPFGTQYQNVPVEIDEKLLQQIADQTGGKYYRATDNKKLKAIYDEIDRLEKTKIEVTQFRRHKEEYYTTAIFAGLFLVLELIFAQTLFRKIP; encoded by the coding sequence ATGACTTTCGCCAATCCTGAATATTTCTTTTTGCTTCTCTTCTTGCCGCTTATGATTCACTGGTACTGGAAGAAACAAAAACAGCAAATAGTGGAATTGCAGGTATCCACAATAAAAGTATTTCAATCTGTCCCACGAAGCTGGAGGCAAAGGTTCAGGCACACATTATTTTTGCTAAGAATTTTGGCTGTTATATTTTTAATCATATCGCTTGCGAGACCTCAATCGACATCAAAGGGTGAAAACGTCTCGACTGAAGGAATAGACATCGTATTGGTCAACGATATATCTGGAAGCATGCTCGCGGAAGATTTCAGACCGAATCGGATAGAGGCGGCAAAGAAAACGGCTATCGATTTTATAGATGGACGATTGACAGACAGAATCGGATTGGTTGTTTTTTCGGGTGAAAGTTTTACTCAGTGTCCGCTCACGCTCGATCATGCGGTATTGAAAAATGTTTTATCGGAAATTAAAAGCGGAATGATCGAAGATGGCACTGCAATCGGAATGGGATTAGCCACGGCTGTAAGCCGGTTAAAAGATAGTAAAGCGAAAAGCAAGGTAATTGTTCTTCTGACCGACGGAATAAATAACAGAGGTTTTATCGATCCGATGACAGCCGCGGGAATCGCGCAAGAATTTGGTATCCGTGTCTATACGATAGGAGTCGGGACAATAGGCATGGCGCCATATCCCGTGCAAACACCATTCGGAACGCAATATCAAAACGTCCCTGTCGAGATTGATGAAAAATTACTACAGCAGATTGCAGATCAAACCGGTGGAAAGTATTACCGCGCTACAGATAATAAAAAATTAAAAGCCATCTACGATGAGATTGATCGGCTTGAAAAAACAAAGATAGAGGTAACCCAATTCCGTCGCCACAAAGAAGAATATTACACCACCGCAATTTTTGCCGGATTATTTTTGGTTTTAGAATTAATTTTCGCTCAAACATTATTCAGGAAGATACCTTGA
- a CDS encoding LytR C-terminal domain-containing protein: MMPLEFDDLEEPSYEPTPILPKKNKSPKLIIISSIIIVVVVAVYFGYPYILGKVVTPEETPQLQPPRIIQLDVLNGCGAKGVGSRLTDFLRANGFDVVEMKNYKSFLVNKTLVVDRIGDLSSARRVAAALGVSEKNIIQQINPDYFVEVSVIIGKDFSELKVKH; this comes from the coding sequence ATGATGCCGCTTGAATTTGATGATCTGGAAGAACCGTCGTACGAACCGACTCCAATTCTTCCGAAGAAAAATAAATCACCCAAACTGATTATTATTAGTTCAATAATAATAGTTGTTGTGGTGGCTGTTTATTTCGGATACCCGTATATTCTTGGAAAAGTTGTAACGCCTGAAGAAACCCCGCAATTGCAACCGCCGCGAATCATTCAACTCGATGTCCTGAACGGATGCGGTGCAAAAGGTGTGGGTTCACGCTTAACCGATTTTCTGCGTGCGAATGGATTCGATGTTGTTGAAATGAAGAACTATAAAAGTTTTTTAGTCAATAAAACGCTTGTTGTTGACCGGATAGGAGATTTATCTTCAGCCCGCCGTGTTGCCGCCGCGTTAGGAGTGAGTGAAAAAAACATCATACAGCAAATTAATCCCGATTACTTCGTTGAAGTTTCGGTAATCATTGGGAAAGATTTTTCAGAATTAAAAGTAAAGCACTAA
- the rsfS gene encoding ribosome silencing factor, whose amino-acid sequence MTPKILSKKIANLALSKKAKDVLILDLRKLTDMADFFVVCSADSDVQVKAIADAIVDGMENAGSSPWHQEGLTNRQWVLLDYVDVVVHIFHKEMRKFYGLEKLWGDAKIEEVVDKPAPKKATRKPRTTKKKK is encoded by the coding sequence TTGACACCTAAGATACTTTCAAAAAAAATCGCAAATCTTGCGCTTTCGAAAAAAGCGAAAGATGTTTTAATCCTGGATTTGCGAAAGTTAACAGACATGGCAGACTTTTTCGTCGTCTGTTCCGCCGATTCCGATGTGCAAGTTAAAGCAATTGCGGATGCCATTGTTGATGGAATGGAAAATGCCGGTTCATCGCCATGGCATCAGGAAGGTTTAACTAACCGGCAATGGGTCTTGCTCGATTATGTCGATGTTGTAGTACATATTTTTCATAAAGAGATGAGAAAATTTTACGGACTTGAAAAACTTTGGGGCGACGCAAAAATTGAAGAGGTTGTTGATAAACCTGCACCGAAGAAAGCCACACGCAAACCACGCACCACGAAAAAGAAAAAGTGA